aataattaatttaacgCTTTATAAATTACTTTTAGGTATATTGGGGtaggagatgatgatgatgtgcAGCTGTTTTACTACTTTATTGAATCCGAGCGGAGTCCTGAAGATGACCCACTTGTGCTCTGGCTCACCGGAGGCCCTGGCTGTTCTGGATTTTCTGGCCTTGTCTTTGAAATTggtaaattcattttctttatgcTTCATTGATCACTACTGTTTCCCTTctgtatacacacacacacacacacacacacatacgcAATTAGACTTTCGTTATTTATCTTGAATTTCCTGAAATCTTTCTACTGCTATTGATGTTTAGTTaaagacccaaaaaaaaaaaaaaaaaatcaaaacccagtttaatttcaattaatagtttgagatttgaaaataaataattgagtttttctttcaaaatgtttaaaaaaaaaaattattcaatttgacTAAGAGTCCAttggtataattttttaaatagaatttgtttaattagaGATTTTACTAGCAAAGTTTTtataagtagagtttttataaaaaaaattaagtgtttagttgtcaatgaaaatttttattaaaaattataaaattacttcaaTAGTTTAAGTTTTTGTTATGAAAAGTATGAAACAATgtggtaaaataatattttatatattttttaatttttactttaaaaagcgtaaaatttaattttttttaatagagacaagatattttatttaaatttctaaaaatctgctcaaaaaataattaaacaacaagggaaaaaaaattaaaaagatcttatagaataaaataagtacttataatcatttgataaattaaaattaaaccaaatagACATTAAGCTTAAGATATCTATCTAGTTTGTCTTCTAGTAAATGCCAAGAGCTGAGTGGTGGTGGGCTGTTGTAGTCCCCTACTGGAGACTCCGTACTTCCTTACTCATTACACATTGGGTGGAGAGGGAGACATGTCACCCCGCCAATATGGTTAAAgtgaatattaatattaatgagaGTATTAGGATAGTTCGAGCGAATATCTAATTGTGaatattagtatttttgtGATGGTAATATtacatatttatgtttaaaaaatgaaaaaaacaaTTCTTATATAACCTAAGAATCAATAATGGAACTTAAACCcattttgattaaatatttaatataaattatcaacAGACACGGACATATTAACAAATTAGGATTTTGGTATTATAAAATTGACGgggccaaaaaataaatttaacataaaaacgAAGGCTAAATTTCATTGAgactttttacatttttgaaatttttatggaATTGGAGGCTTTAGTTCTACTCTTATACAATTTGTATACTAATTAGTGGTGGAACCAAGAACTTGATTCAACAAGGTCTATGATAGAGAAAACGTAAAAGCTAAAGTAGGCTATAGCATTATATCACTAACATTGAAGATTCTAACAGCGGATGCtatattgcaaaaaaaaaaatcacagaaTGTAGTAGTTTGCAACTCTGTCAAGCTGAGGTGTCGTGTAAAATTTACATAGATAtggtgaaattttaatttagactTCTATTTTTTCCTGTGATTTAAGGCCCTTTTTAGTAGGCCCAGGTCCTTGAGAGTCCAGGTGCCACTATACGAGGGCCGGTTTAGGCAGACCCACCATGGACTCCGTCCGGGCTGTGCTTGAACTTGAGCCCAAATTAATTAGAAGGGCCATGTGCCAGGCCTGTGCTTTTTATAAGGATAGGCCTAACCGCGTACATGAACGGGCCTTATTTCTAGGTCCTAACCACAGAGGATGAGCTAAAGTCCTCCAAGCCTGGATTGAGTTGGGCTAGGCCGCTCTCAGTCTTTTTGCCATCTCTGCAAAAAAAGCCCTAAACTTGCACATAGTGGTATGTCATTAATTAGAGCTTACATATTACATTACTCATTAATTAAGAGGCGCATAGATCACGGCCACATATTCGCATGTTTAGGTGGGAAAtcaaagtttgtaataaaattaataatagctCCAAATTGTTCAGTTCACCTAACAATCAAATagtcttttcaaaattattatcttcatttgttttacacggattaataaaatacaatacaatattatttgtattatttggTTTAATTCCTGAAATGATCACTTTGAAAAGTTCGGTTCCCCAGAATTTTACTAGTGAGACTAAGATtgtgtttctttttaatgCTGTAGTTTCCTTACAATTGGATTTATACTTAAGTGATCAAAatctcattattatttattattatatatgacTTTATACCAAATATTCTTCATGGTCCTTAGGTCCATTGGTGTTTGACTACGAGAGTTCCAGGCCAAGTTTACCAAGGTTTTCCTTGAACCAGTACTCGTGGACAAAGGTGCCTTGCATGTCCATTCTCCCACTGCTCTGGTTTTATGTATAAATTTGTGTGTTTGAGTActgaattaatttataattagaattCATTCTATCGATTATCTTACTAAGAAGTTGTGAACATTTTTCCAGGTTGCCAacgttatttttttagatgcTCCTGTAGGCACCGGATTCTCATACGCCAATAGTTGGCAAGGATACATCATGAATGATACTCTTTCAGCAACACAAATTTATCACTTTTTAAGAAAGGTGAAGataagagaggaaaaaaaaattacgctccaaatttcattattagAGTAAATTTTCGTTGGCCTTGCATATAGGCTTTTGCTGAATTTCCATATCAGCGGCCTTGTATTTGCTCAGAATTATAGatcattaatttaacatactgattgttattattattattatttgttctAATCAGTGGCTTGTAGTTCATTCTGACTTCCTCGCAAATCCTCTCTATATTGCTGGTGATTCTTATTCAGGCAAAATTGTTCCAATTGTTGTTCAGGAAATATCTGACGGTAACTTGTATACGTGAATACTTGTTTATGCATCGATTTTGGTTCATTTTATGCTTATCAGATCTTAATTTCTCAAGTAGTCTAGTTGTTGTTGCAGGTATTGATGCTGGACACAAGCCAAGAATGAATCTGAAAGTAGGTGACCTATCATCAGAAATGAAGTATACTTTGAtttcatttgtttgatttacATTTAGTTAGTAACTGTTCTTAGATGCATTATCAATTGAAGTATTTAACGTTAACTATTTTGATAATGGACTCAGGGATATATGCTTGGCAACCCAGTTACGGATGACAAAATAgaccaaaattcaaaaatacaGTTTGCTTACCTGAAGGCACTTATCACCTATGAAATCTATGAGGTGAATTTTCCACCTATGCGTTGATTCTAAATAGGACTAGGATCTATTTCTCATGAGCGGAGCTATCACAAACAAAATACAAGTCGGTATGATGGGTGCttattatatatgaataatgtGGATTTATAACTCTATTATTAGATAGATAGCAATAGTGTAATTATcatgttaaattgttaatggtaaaataataaagctaATTTGTATTTGACATACAAAGcattaattgataaatggCTGCACGTTAGTTGGAATGCAAATTTTGTATCTCACCTTGTAACcatataacatttttaattaaaatatatggacATGAATGAATGttccattttataattttatttgcattatcgccagtttttttttttttttgggcttgTTTTCTGAAGACAAGTGTTAAGAATATCCACTTAATAACTTCTGGTTGTATAACAATTTCTCATACTAGCTACTTTCATAAGTTAATCTAGTATAAATGGCAAATCgttctatatttttattttatttttttcttttttctggcTAGTTTTACTTGctttactaaaatattattctaaattgtgcgctgcctttttttttctatattacTTTTTACCCAGTCAGCCAAGAAGAATTGCAAGGGTGATTACGTAAATGTAGACCCAGGAAATTATTTATGCAAAGCCGATCTTCAAAATATCTCAGTGGTGCGTAAAGGAGCAACTATCATTTtgtttatgtgtttattatcTATTAGTACTATAAGTCGGACGCCAAATTATCTCACTGATAGTTGAATTTATAGTGCACTGGAAATGTAAATGGAGTGAACATATATGAGCCTAGATGTAGTTTTGTATCCCCAAAATCAACACGATTGAGCCCCGGAGATGCTAGCGTCatggaagatgaagaagattcTTTAGATTTGCTCTTTTTGCCAGCTCAGCCAGCTCCAAAACTTTGGTGTCGGGTAAATTTCTGCTCATGCCTGCAATATATTTGTTGATCCGTGTTGTTAATACTTTCCCCTAATGCTAAGTTTTTTGTTGAACTGTTTAATTTTTCGTTGAACtgtttaattaatacaatattaGAGCAAATGTCTCAAGATCAATTCTTTTAGCCAACAGTTTGAAAGATAGTCGAAAGATATTAgggataaataaaaattaatcctaaaaggaatcaattaaatttagaattcctcttttatatttacatGAGCTTATTGAATATTGGTGCTGTATTTAAGCTGTCATAatacttttcatttttgtcatctgtatattttaatcataacaATCTTATGATCTTATTAAACTCTTAATTGCTGTGATACTCGTCAATTATAAGCTAATATGATCTTGCTCTTTTAAAGAATCAAAACTATTTCTACGCTCCAACATGGGCAAATGACAAAACTGTTCAAAGGGCTCTTGGAATTCAGGAGGTATGGCAAAGCTTAACCATAACGTTAGTGgcataaaaatttgaaaattaattttaccaaatacACGTCTTTCCCAATGACGAGCAGGGGATGGTAAAAGAATGGAGGAGATGCAATAAAAGTTTATCTTACACAACAAATGTCCTGAGTAGTGTTGATTATCATCGCAACTTCATCAAGAAGGGCTACCAAGTTTTGATTTACAGGTAAAGGTAATTatattctttatatatatatatatatatataatttttatcaaatttatccCTAACTCTTGTAGGAATGCTTCAATGACCAGGTTATAtagaattttgaatatttgacAGTCCCAATGCAAGAACAAGAAACTTAATACTGAAGTTGATTATGTCATTTGCAAATGAATTAGGGATGTtaaactctattttttttatctaataatattatactgATTCGGTtggaatatttaatttttatttcgaTTGATAAATTAccaattatttattgtcaTGTATTACCAATCATGGATTTTATTACTAACTATGTTTACGTATATATGTTTGCTTGAGTATGGTTTTTAAATCTTTGCAGCTTTCTTGATGCAactaatattttcttctcttacCACAGTGGCGATGTGGACATGGGAACTTCATATGTAGGCACAGAAACATGGattaagtcattaaatttGACGATTGATAGTGGCTGGCAGCCGTGGCTTGTGGACGGCCAAGTTGCAGggttggttttatttttttttgtttgatcgagttaatttctctttattcCTTAATTAGGGTTagacattattttctaattggcccttaatttttattagatgatacgaaacatttttttattaataaaaaaaaaacgctgCAAAGGAACATTTGACATTAACAAAAGTAACAACTTAGATGTTTTGCAGATTTTGGATGCGGTATGCTGAAAAGAACCTTTACCGTTTGACATTTGCCACAGTAAAGGCAAGACTAATTTTCTGGCAAATTATGTTTAGACTGacattaactaattaaatactGTGATTTAATTAGCAAAGCAGCTacatgattaaattattttgtaattgcGGGTTGTGTAGGGAGCAGGTCATACGGCTCCAGAGTACAAGCCTAAGGAATGCCTCGAAATGATTAACAGGTGGTTTGCCATGTATCCTCTTTGAAGCCATGTTCAGTACTTTGAGAATGGAAATGTATTGgattatgttgtattgcattaacattatattacaataatgttGTACGGTGTTTAGCGCTGCactgtactgtattaatttcatataatattacattaatgttatttaaatgtattagtagataattaattttatattaattattaatatataaatataatattattaaataaattaatgaactgGGATtaactataatataattaattttatattaatttcatgattaatgtattattttgtaaGTTTAGCTTAATTATACAGATTGCTGatttcaacaatttaaaaatatcaacaatCAAAACCTGACaccataaaattaatgaactgggattaacaacaaaagaaatcttATGTTTTGACAAAATCACAAGTAAAGACGGTTTGCCGTTGTCGTGCATGCGTCTATAAACTATGAATTCTGAAATAAATAAGTGCTAGAATAAGCGATTGATTTATTGAAATGTATTTAGCAAAATTCGATGGTCACAATAGTAGGTAATTAACTGGGTACCACTGTTGGGTAGTGGCAATTTTTGACATGATTTATCAATGCAAGGAACATAAAAAAAGGTTACCAAAATCTGGGTCCTAAATGTTACGTTTCATATTTATAaccatattatattttatagtgcttttaaaattgtttgattataTTTACAGAGAACCTATCAGTGTAAGGAGAACAAATTTATGAATGATATCCTTTATTGCAGTTTTATTAAGCTTTAGGAATTCTAATGGTATTGACACTTCCATAGATTAACATGACTTTACTACAATCATTAGAGAGGCATATACGATGAGAAACTACCGGCTGGCCTTCTTATGTGTGTGACATACAACTGCTGTAAATCGAACTGTTTTCAGATGTAGCAAGAGAAACATCCAGACAAAATTTCTGTGGCCTAATATTATCTCAGTTGAGGCGATTTTAAGTCTCATCAAACAATTATGTCATATGTGTATGtgtaattatttcataaatgtaataatgATTTTCCCATTTAAACATCACCACATCACAAGCTGCTTTTACTGATAAGAGTTTTAGATTTTCAACCGATCGATATTTGcttcatatatatttagaacCAGTAATGTTGAATGAGGAGGGAATATCAATCTTCCTTATAATTTCACTAATTTTGTGCTTCTCAAAATCTTCCAAGACCATGATGATGAGTTTGTTATTCACGATATCAATTTCACCAAACCCTAATTTAGGGTCCCAAGAAATAGCTCTTACCTTGTTCAAATCTGAGAAACAAACTTGAGGCAAAGTATTGATTGTAGCACACTCAATTCTTTAAGTTAATAGAAACTGCTTCAACAACATCTGATCTGTTTCTGTGAAACCCCACGCAATGGCAAAGCATATATATGTTGAATCATACTTCACAGTTAAATTTGTGTCAAGATTATTTTAAGTAAGGGATATCCACATGTCCCCAAGTATatatatgttgaaaatgtagaaatgagaatgaaacatatatttacttttctattcttctaattttttcatatttcttaaattatccttattcaaatcacaaataataaagttaatactgataataataataataataaatgttaataatgataatattaataaaaataataataacaataattaattattaaattttattacctttattattttagttattgttaatattatttttattaataataaaaaaataataatagcaaaaataataatgataatattattaataatgataaattaattatttttattaattattaatactatgggtattttggtaaattgattctcattctcattctcattccttttcctcatttctatttattttgtcaagtaaacacatcagaCATTCCAGCACATTtccattcccatttatttttgtcaagtaaacattgaaatctcattctcattccaacCAATTCTTATTCTCGGCTCATTCCATTCCAccccattctcattcccaaaaCAACTCATTCTTATTCTCAGCTCATTCCATTCCAccccattctcattcccacGAAATAAACGCACCATTAATGGTATATTGTAGTGACTTGTTCTTCAATGTTATATTGCAGCCAATTGCTTGAAACAATGCATATTAATGAAGTGGGGATCTTGAACTAATGCAGACCACTGCTTGCAAACACACTTGAACCTTATAACCAACTAAGGATCCCAGTAACGTTCTCGATCAATACGGGAGGTTTTTGATTTGGAATCGAAGTcgaataattatttgttttcttcctTTGTGGCTCATGATGCCGAAATCTGCAAATGATTCCCATGGTTGGCACCGCCTGATTATGACAATAGTATCAAAAAcaagtatttaaatttattagtgGGCGAACTTCATAATGTCAACATACAAACATTTCTCTAGCAAACGTTAACTAGTTATTAAATGTAGAAGGATGCTAAACAACATATTTTAAGACTTAGAGAAGTAATCAATTATTAAGGTTCGGTTTGACATTGAGgtactataacttttaagttgtagttgtaaaacaaaaattaataatatgtaataaatataaattttatcaaaattattaaaaatataataatttttttattatacaagtaaaaaatcataccaatataatttctaaattaaagcAACTAGTGTTTATGAAACACTTTAatactataacttttaagttacaactgtccaacctcaattccaaacacaCTCTAAGTTGGAGGGAACAATGTCCGAATTTAAAGCTCGAATATCCGCCACCCACCAGCCTATTTCATTCAAGTAGAACctaacttaatttttcttatgcATTATTACTTATACATGCTCCAATTAATGTTGGAAGTAGGAAAGTAGCCATGGTAATAAAAACATTTGAGGAAGTtgtaattttagttatttatttatttattatatgtacataGTGATGGTCACACTAATTAGTGGATACTGGCAATTTGTCACATGATCTAACAATGCAACAAATATTACATGGGTTAGCAAGTTTGGATCCTAAAATATTACCTCTTGTGTCcggtttcaatttttattttttatttttctagatgAAGTCTGATTTCAGCTTAAAACTTAtgacaatgaatttatttatagtacgattaacttattaattaaattatacccgtagactttattatttaatttgatataactatattatatctatcgtatttttaaaattatttagttaaatttaattcaaactTATTTGTGTGAGGAgaacaaatttataaatgatatcTTTACTGTAGTTTCATTAAACTTTAGGGGCTCTAATGTT
This window of the Citrus sinensis cultivar Valencia sweet orange chromosome 8, DVS_A1.0, whole genome shotgun sequence genome carries:
- the LOC102625382 gene encoding serine carboxypeptidase-like 2 isoform X1, translating into MAAPYLLLSSAFLLLLLSSNFSALRSHQTVATLPGFDGHLPFKLETGYIGVGDDDDVQLFYYFIESERSPEDDPLVLWLTGGPGCSGFSGLVFEIGPLVFDYESSRPSLPRFSLNQYSWTKVPCMSILPLLWFYVANVIFLDAPVGTGFSYANSWQGYIMNDTLSATQIYHFLRKWLVVHSDFLANPLYIAGDSYSGKIVPIVVQEISDGIDAGHKPRMNLKGYMLGNPVTDDKIDQNSKIQFAYLKALITYEIYESAKKNCKGDYVNVDPGNYLCKADLQNISVCTGNVNGVNIYEPRCSFVSPKSTRLSPGDASVMEDEEDSLDLLFLPAQPAPKLWCRNQNYFYAPTWANDKTVQRALGIQEGMVKEWRRCNKSLSYTTNVLSSVDYHRNFIKKGYQVLIYSGDVDMGTSYVGTETWIKSLNLTIDSGWQPWLVDGQVAGFWMRYAEKNLYRLTFATVKGAGHTAPEYKPKECLEMINRWFAMYPL
- the LOC102625382 gene encoding serine carboxypeptidase-like 2 isoform X2 — its product is MAAPYLLLSSAFLLLLLSSNFSALRSHQTVATLPGFDGHLPFKLETGYIGVGDDDDVQLFYYFIESERSPEDDPLVLWLTGGPGCSGFSGLVFEIGPLVFDYESSRPSLPRFSLNQYSWTKVANVIFLDAPVGTGFSYANSWQGYIMNDTLSATQIYHFLRKWLVVHSDFLANPLYIAGDSYSGKIVPIVVQEISDGIDAGHKPRMNLKGYMLGNPVTDDKIDQNSKIQFAYLKALITYEIYESAKKNCKGDYVNVDPGNYLCKADLQNISVCTGNVNGVNIYEPRCSFVSPKSTRLSPGDASVMEDEEDSLDLLFLPAQPAPKLWCRNQNYFYAPTWANDKTVQRALGIQEGMVKEWRRCNKSLSYTTNVLSSVDYHRNFIKKGYQVLIYSGDVDMGTSYVGTETWIKSLNLTIDSGWQPWLVDGQVAGFWMRYAEKNLYRLTFATVKGAGHTAPEYKPKECLEMINRWFAMYPL